Proteins from a single region of Styela clava chromosome 1, kaStyClav1.hap1.2, whole genome shotgun sequence:
- the LOC144424502 gene encoding uncharacterized protein LOC144424502 produces the protein MSNIPMYGFVSDGNYYGNKAHTKAIFHPEGDYKKDAYEEFKERMMKEIREELRKEMQKLIDENVYLRQILKDSGEEKKNWWKVLALALGFGIVGVATGGSIQMLTAGSIALTGNVAVGAAIGGTVGATIGGVGGYAHENKRLRSMKKSK, from the exons ATGTCAAATATACCCATGTACGGATTTGTTTCAGACGGAAACTATTATGGAAATAAAGCTCAT ACGAAAGCAATTTTTCACCCTGAAGGTGATTACAAAAAAGATGCTTATGAAGAATTTAAGGAGCGAATGATGAAAGAAATACGT GAAGAACTCCGAAAGGAGATGCAAAAGCTCATCGATGAAAACGTGTACTTACGGCAAATACTTAAGGACAGTGGAGAGGAAAAGAAA aACTGGTGGAAAGTTCTTGCTCTCGCCCTCGGTTTTGGAATCGTCGGAGTGGCGACAGGCGGTAGCATCCAAATGTTGACGGCTGGATCTATTGCCTTAACTGGTAATGTCGCAGTTGGTGCTGCAATAGGTGGCACCGTAGGTGCTACTATCGGAGGAGTTGGTGGTTACGCACATGAGAATAAACGCCTTCGCAGTATGAAGAAATCCAAATAG